One region of Cyanobacteriota bacterium genomic DNA includes:
- a CDS encoding lipopolysaccharide heptosyltransferase I gives MRILIIKLSALGDIVHTIPALNALQAQYPQAQIDWLVYQSFAPILENQEALNQVIKLENKKLSTLLRASKQLKKQNYDLVIDFQGLIKTALMARLISKSTRGFNKPREKLASIFYQEKIDAGNIMDNDMHIIDKNLRLAPFPLPPS, from the coding sequence GTGAGAATCCTTATCATTAAATTAAGTGCCCTTGGAGATATTGTCCACACGATACCAGCTCTTAACGCCTTGCAAGCTCAATATCCCCAGGCTCAAATCGACTGGTTAGTTTATCAATCCTTTGCACCGATACTGGAAAATCAAGAAGCACTCAATCAAGTTATCAAACTTGAAAATAAAAAGCTCTCTACTTTATTAAGAGCTAGTAAACAACTCAAAAAACAAAACTATGACCTTGTTATTGATTTTCAAGGCTTGATCAAAACAGCCCTTATGGCAAGATTGATTTCTAAAAGCACTAGAGGGTTTAATAAACCGCGCGAGAAACTAGCGAGTATTTTTTACCAAGAAAAAATCGACGCTGGCAATATCATGGATAATGATATGCACATCATAGATAAAAATTTAAGGCTCGCCCCCTTCCCCCTTCCCCCTTC
- the der gene encoding ribosome biogenesis GTPase Der gives MKKTVISIIGRPNVGKSTLVNRLAGQRVAIVGEEAGITRDRNYIDFEWDAKEFTIIDTGGISFDGEDEFSGQIFEQAMNGLDAADALIFIVDVATGITKEDASIAELLRKKTTKPVYLAVNKVDSPEREQLIYEFYKLGFENLFAVSALHGSHGLGDMLNMISEQHDSSLVKPKNPDEIRVAIVGKPNVGKSSLFNRLLGEERSIVSEVSGTTRDAINTKLNRHGHAFELIDTAGLRRKSKVNAEVERFSNIRTTFSIAACDVAVLLIDATEDEIISDQDQKIASLIEERGKACVVLINKWDIFDPEIKEDPVKLLKYKGQVDYKLRFIDYAPKEYTSAVSGKRLDNLWQLIIEADEQRKRRISTNILNKVLSDITVVTPAPVVKQKAVKLKYITQVDSTPPQFVIFANYPDLIPESYTRFLKSQLRQYFGFVGTPIRLTFKQDPSKAQR, from the coding sequence TTGAAGAAAACAGTTATATCTATTATAGGCCGTCCGAACGTAGGCAAAAGTACCTTAGTTAATAGACTAGCTGGTCAGCGTGTGGCGATAGTTGGTGAAGAAGCTGGTATCACTCGTGACCGTAACTATATAGATTTTGAATGGGACGCTAAGGAATTTACCATCATTGATACCGGTGGTATTAGTTTTGATGGAGAGGATGAATTCTCTGGACAAATTTTTGAGCAAGCAATGAATGGTTTGGATGCGGCAGATGCTTTGATATTTATTGTTGATGTTGCTACTGGAATTACCAAAGAAGATGCCTCGATTGCAGAGCTCTTGAGAAAGAAAACAACTAAACCAGTTTATTTGGCTGTTAACAAAGTAGATAGTCCGGAACGTGAGCAATTGATTTATGAATTTTATAAACTTGGTTTTGAAAATCTTTTTGCGGTTAGTGCTTTGCATGGCTCTCATGGACTAGGTGACATGCTCAACATGATTTCTGAGCAGCATGATTCAAGTTTGGTGAAGCCAAAGAATCCCGATGAGATTCGTGTGGCGATAGTTGGTAAACCCAATGTAGGTAAATCAAGTCTCTTTAATAGATTATTGGGTGAGGAAAGATCTATTGTTAGTGAAGTTAGCGGGACAACTCGTGATGCTATTAATACCAAGCTTAATCGTCATGGTCATGCTTTTGAGTTGATTGACACTGCTGGTTTGAGACGCAAGTCTAAAGTTAACGCAGAAGTGGAGCGTTTCTCTAATATAAGAACTACATTCTCTATTGCTGCTTGTGATGTAGCAGTTTTATTAATTGATGCAACTGAAGATGAGATTATTTCAGATCAAGATCAAAAAATAGCTTCATTGATTGAAGAGCGTGGTAAGGCTTGTGTGGTTTTGATAAACAAATGGGATATTTTTGATCCTGAAATTAAAGAAGATCCCGTGAAACTCCTTAAATACAAAGGACAAGTGGATTATAAATTGCGTTTTATTGATTATGCTCCCAAAGAATATACTTCTGCAGTGAGTGGTAAACGACTTGATAATCTCTGGCAATTGATCATTGAGGCTGATGAGCAGCGTAAGCGTAGAATCTCAACTAATATACTAAACAAAGTTTTGTCTGATATTACTGTGGTTACACCGGCTCCTGTCGTTAAACAAAAAGCAGTCAAGCTCAAATATATTACTCAAGTAGATTCAACACCACCACAGTTTGTGATCTTCGCAAATTATCCAGATTTAATCCCCGAGTCTTACACGAGATTTTTGAAGTCTCAATTAAGACAGTATTTTGGTTTTGTGGGAACACCAATTCGATTAACATTCAAGCAAGACCCTTCAAAGGCACAAAGATAG
- a CDS encoding chloride channel protein codes for MSEITKLKDFFSRILDYKTQILIRVAIIGVVIGCVAVAFRLCTEKVVELLAHVSNSGEHWYPWVFLPLFCATGGLLAGLVTDKVAPDAKGSGIPQVKHVLNCSGANIRLRTIFAKFIGGVAGIASGLSLGREGPTIQISAGIASKLSPILGGKHRKRAIASGAGAGLAAAFNTPIAGVMFVIEELDRNFSSLSLGPAIVASVAAAFTCRMLYGDFFTFHFQCDCPITAITLIAIVILGVLSAIFGTYFQRSVLFSVNFYKKYLAAVPAWSWGAIAGLITGVVGIWVPQALGGGHTTLEGVLSGAYAWSLIPLIFLAKYLLTVIAYGSGVPGGIFAPALILGALLGSGLGHLLDLMVPSLNVDPASFAFVGMGAFFTAISRAPITSIVMLFELTGNYQLVLPLMFGCIIANISAERLKEGSIYANLLENDGINIREFTTPSYLQRFSIQDAMTRELDTIEDTMTIRELHELFDHSDHTGFPVLNASGKLVGMVTQHDIHEAFDVQLDQGSPVAEIMSTELRLLSMHDNLHAAILKLYEYKIGRLLIVDEHQGNKLVGIITRSDIINFEANQELDY; via the coding sequence ATGAGTGAAATAACAAAACTAAAAGATTTTTTTTCACGTATTCTAGATTACAAAACTCAGATCCTTATTAGGGTTGCAATCATTGGCGTTGTAATTGGTTGTGTTGCTGTTGCTTTTAGATTATGTACGGAGAAAGTAGTGGAGCTTTTGGCACATGTATCAAACTCTGGTGAGCACTGGTATCCATGGGTTTTCTTGCCTTTGTTTTGTGCTACAGGTGGACTTCTAGCAGGTTTAGTTACCGACAAGGTTGCTCCTGATGCCAAGGGTAGTGGTATTCCTCAAGTCAAACATGTACTTAACTGTAGTGGCGCTAATATAAGGCTAAGAACTATTTTTGCCAAGTTTATTGGTGGAGTTGCAGGGATTGCTTCTGGACTTTCACTTGGACGCGAAGGGCCGACTATCCAGATTAGCGCAGGGATCGCTTCAAAACTAAGTCCAATACTTGGTGGTAAGCACCGTAAGAGAGCTATTGCAAGCGGGGCTGGAGCCGGTCTGGCTGCAGCTTTCAATACTCCTATTGCAGGTGTGATGTTTGTGATTGAAGAGCTTGACCGTAATTTTTCGAGTTTGTCTTTGGGCCCAGCTATTGTTGCTTCTGTTGCAGCTGCGTTTACTTGTCGTATGCTTTACGGTGATTTTTTTACTTTTCATTTTCAGTGCGATTGCCCAATTACGGCTATCACTCTTATTGCAATTGTGATTCTAGGAGTACTCTCAGCAATCTTTGGTACTTATTTTCAAAGATCAGTATTGTTTTCTGTTAATTTTTATAAGAAATATCTTGCTGCTGTGCCGGCTTGGTCTTGGGGAGCTATTGCTGGATTAATAACAGGAGTAGTTGGTATTTGGGTGCCGCAGGCTCTTGGTGGAGGGCATACCACGCTAGAGGGTGTTTTGTCAGGAGCTTATGCTTGGTCTTTAATTCCTTTGATATTTTTAGCGAAGTACTTACTTACTGTCATTGCTTATGGTAGCGGCGTGCCGGGTGGAATTTTTGCGCCAGCCTTGATACTTGGTGCCTTGCTTGGCTCTGGTTTGGGACATCTATTAGATTTGATGGTACCTAGTTTGAATGTGGATCCAGCAAGTTTTGCTTTTGTGGGAATGGGTGCATTCTTTACTGCAATTTCTAGAGCTCCAATTACAAGTATTGTGATGTTGTTTGAGCTTACTGGTAATTATCAATTGGTTTTACCTTTGATGTTTGGTTGTATTATTGCCAATATCAGTGCAGAGAGACTTAAAGAGGGAAGTATCTATGCTAACTTGCTTGAGAATGATGGGATTAATATTCGTGAGTTCACTACACCATCTTATTTGCAGAGATTTAGTATTCAAGATGCAATGACTCGTGAACTTGATACTATCGAGGATACTATGACTATTCGTGAGTTACATGAGCTCTTTGATCATAGCGATCATACTGGTTTTCCAGTTTTGAACGCTTCAGGTAAATTAGTGGGCATGGTGACTCAACATGATATACATGAAGCCTTTGACGTGCAGTTGGATCAGGGTAGTCCTGTTGCTGAAATCATGAGTACGGAGTTGAGACTTTTGAGTATGCATGATAATCTACATGCCGCGATCCTTAAGCTATATGAATACAAGATTGGTAGATTATTGATTGTTGATGAACATCAAGGCAATAAGCTAGTTGGCATTATTACTAGATCTGATATTATTAATTTTGAAGCTAATCAAGAGCTTGATTATTAA
- a CDS encoding ABC transporter permease: MTKRLIGSIFLVLFISFMTFSLMKINFTVPELKIDLQIPYTEIHLFKFYSPKTQVQTGDPLADLKLNPEISESRIEAEAKRLGLDKSFMEQYFTWLSNVVRGDFGLSQNNIPVIDLIAPALFNTLILNIFAIVFTWGIAIPLGVFAAVNRGTWVDSSLRFLLSVFMSVPGFVLAIFMLLFALSSGWFPIGGLTSSFYDELSPLGQFWDLLRHLFLPVFILVIGGIVGLQRQMRGNLLDVLREDYIRTARAKGLPENKVIYKHALRNAMNPLITILGYEFSSLFGGSALIEMVLAFPGLGYLTLEAARKLDINVVLANLLLGSLMLVLGNLLADILLMKMDPRMRASQL, encoded by the coding sequence TTGACTAAACGACTCATCGGCTCCATTTTTTTGGTTCTATTTATTAGTTTCATGACTTTTTCGTTAATGAAGATCAATTTCACTGTGCCTGAGCTCAAGATTGATTTGCAGATTCCTTATACTGAAATTCATCTATTCAAGTTTTATAGTCCCAAGACACAAGTTCAAACTGGTGATCCGCTGGCTGATCTGAAATTAAATCCAGAAATTTCTGAGTCGCGTATTGAAGCAGAAGCCAAGCGCCTTGGGCTAGACAAAAGTTTTATGGAACAATATTTTACCTGGCTTAGTAATGTTGTGCGAGGTGATTTTGGTTTGAGCCAGAACAATATACCGGTTATTGATTTAATAGCACCAGCACTTTTTAATACTTTGATTTTAAATATTTTTGCAATTGTGTTTACTTGGGGGATTGCAATTCCCCTTGGTGTTTTTGCTGCCGTCAATCGTGGTACTTGGGTGGATAGTTCTTTGCGCTTCTTGCTATCTGTGTTTATGTCTGTGCCTGGCTTTGTGCTTGCTATCTTTATGCTCTTGTTTGCTTTGTCCTCAGGTTGGTTTCCAATTGGTGGATTGACAAGTAGTTTCTATGATGAACTTAGTCCACTTGGCCAGTTTTGGGATCTCTTGCGTCATTTGTTTTTGCCTGTGTTTATTTTGGTTATTGGCGGTATTGTTGGCTTGCAAAGACAGATGCGCGGCAATCTGCTGGATGTTTTGCGAGAGGATTATATTCGTACTGCTCGTGCTAAGGGTTTGCCAGAAAACAAAGTAATTTATAAACATGCTTTGCGCAATGCAATGAATCCATTGATTACTATTTTGGGCTATGAATTCTCTAGTCTTTTTGGCGGCTCTGCTCTAATTGAGATGGTGCTTGCTTTCCCTGGACTTGGTTACTTGACACTTGAAGCAGCCCGTAAATTAGATATCAATGTCGTACTTGCTAATTTATTATTGGGTAGTTTGATGTTGGTTTTGGGTAATTTACTTGCTGATATTTTACTGATGAAGATGGATCCAAGGATGAGAGCTTCGCAGCTTTAA
- a CDS encoding heterodisulfide reductase-related iron-sulfur binding cluster, translating into MNELATNPILETRELWWNIDHHTGKIIFYAMAAIAVAILINGFYQKLKAIFTGKAMKEDRNTNIKDRIMTVFSFGLLQKKIKEKKSGGIAHLLVFVGFIILWIVTDIVAIQEHVFTTVHFFQGSFYKIVSFAAEIGGLLLIVGVISFSVRRYLVKSKNLDNTQNDWIQLVFLALFVVTGFMLEAFRMAATNHIESFAPIGAALAHFVSYMTIEDLTNAHRVLWWFHGILTFVFIALIPYTKFAHILLSPLTMYFRSERARGQLSTPYSLLALMEAEAEGKEVDEDDFVAGVFTYNDFSWKTLLDSEACTSCGRCHVVCPAQNTDKPLSPKFLMLDIRAMAGKEDRDEVYTHISPDVLWSCTSCNACVEECPVLIEHVDTIVDMRRALLQSNMAPSNLQATLKNIRTKSNPWGLDPSERAKWIEEIKAEKSIDIKLAAQNKGNFEYLYWVGSPGAYDDRNKAVTKACAELFTKAGMNFAVLGNEEKSSGDTARRAGDEGLFQELALENIEILSRYGVKKIITHCPHTYNTFKNEYPELGLLGVEVYHHTEILAQMITQEYIKPTKEINETITYHDPCYLARYNGVMDPPRFILESIPGLNIQHIAKEKTKSTCCGGGGAQIWYETPGQQINVMRLEELNEHSPNKISVACPYCSIMLSTATTTTFPGTNAPEIEDVAVTLAKSVL; encoded by the coding sequence ATGAATGAACTGGCAACTAATCCTATTTTAGAGACACGAGAACTCTGGTGGAATATAGACCACCATACTGGCAAAATTATTTTTTATGCAATGGCGGCAATTGCAGTTGCAATTCTCATCAATGGTTTTTATCAAAAACTCAAAGCTATTTTTACTGGCAAAGCAATGAAAGAAGATCGCAACACAAATATCAAAGACAGGATAATGACTGTCTTTAGTTTTGGCTTGCTACAAAAAAAGATCAAAGAAAAAAAATCAGGTGGGATTGCACATCTTCTGGTCTTCGTAGGTTTTATTATACTTTGGATAGTTACAGATATAGTTGCAATTCAAGAACATGTTTTTACAACGGTTCATTTCTTTCAAGGTAGCTTCTACAAAATAGTTAGTTTTGCTGCAGAGATCGGTGGATTATTACTGATAGTTGGTGTAATTAGTTTTAGTGTGAGACGTTATCTGGTTAAATCTAAAAACCTCGATAATACTCAAAACGACTGGATCCAATTAGTCTTCCTTGCACTCTTTGTAGTTACTGGTTTTATGCTAGAAGCCTTTCGCATGGCTGCAACCAACCACATAGAAAGCTTTGCACCAATTGGTGCAGCACTCGCTCACTTTGTCTCATATATGACAATTGAAGATCTGACCAATGCACACCGTGTGCTTTGGTGGTTCCATGGCATATTAACCTTTGTTTTCATCGCCCTAATTCCTTACACCAAGTTTGCGCATATTTTATTATCACCGCTGACAATGTACTTCCGTTCAGAAAGAGCAAGAGGACAACTCTCAACTCCTTATAGCCTGCTAGCTTTAATGGAAGCAGAAGCTGAAGGTAAAGAAGTAGACGAAGATGATTTTGTGGCTGGTGTATTCACTTATAATGATTTCTCTTGGAAGACTCTTCTAGATAGTGAGGCTTGTACTAGCTGTGGACGTTGTCATGTTGTTTGTCCAGCACAAAACACAGACAAACCACTCTCTCCTAAATTCCTCATGCTTGACATTCGTGCGATGGCAGGAAAAGAAGATAGAGATGAAGTCTACACCCACATCAGCCCAGACGTACTATGGTCTTGCACTAGCTGTAATGCCTGCGTAGAGGAGTGCCCAGTGCTCATAGAGCACGTTGACACTATTGTAGATATGCGCCGCGCGCTCTTACAATCTAATATGGCGCCAAGTAATCTGCAAGCGACTCTCAAAAACATTAGAACTAAATCAAACCCATGGGGCTTAGATCCAAGTGAAAGAGCTAAGTGGATAGAAGAAATCAAAGCAGAAAAATCTATCGACATCAAACTTGCTGCCCAAAACAAAGGTAACTTTGAATATCTCTATTGGGTTGGTAGTCCTGGCGCTTACGATGATAGAAACAAAGCCGTAACCAAAGCTTGCGCAGAACTCTTCACCAAAGCTGGCATGAATTTTGCAGTACTTGGTAATGAAGAAAAAAGCTCGGGTGATACAGCAAGAAGAGCCGGTGATGAAGGACTGTTTCAAGAACTAGCCTTAGAGAATATCGAAATTCTTAGTCGCTATGGTGTGAAAAAAATCATCACTCATTGCCCACATACCTATAATACTTTCAAGAATGAATATCCAGAGCTTGGACTTTTGGGCGTTGAGGTTTATCACCACACAGAGATACTTGCTCAAATGATCACTCAAGAATATATCAAGCCAACAAAAGAGATCAACGAAACTATTACCTACCATGACCCTTGCTACCTAGCAAGATACAACGGTGTCATGGACCCACCTCGCTTTATTCTTGAATCAATTCCAGGACTTAATATCCAACATATTGCCAAAGAAAAAACAAAAAGCACTTGCTGTGGTGGTGGTGGTGCGCAGATTTGGTATGAAACTCCTGGTCAACAAATCAATGTCATGAGACTTGAAGAACTAAATGAGCATAGCCCAAACAAAATCAGCGTCGCTTGTCCATACTGCAGCATCATGCTGAGTACCGCCACTACAACAACATTCCCAGGAACTAACGCTCCTGAGATTGAAGATGTGGCGGTGACACTAGCAAAATCTGTTTTATAG
- the metH gene encoding methionine synthase, with translation MNQQQSKFLQIAKTRGIIFDGAMGTSLFTYDLTAEDYGGDEYEGCPEQLNYTRPDILEEIHSRFFEAGADVVETNTFGSSQLVLAEYGIEEKSYEVSKLAASIARKVADKYTALTPEKPRFVAGSIGPGTKLASLGNISFDELYESYKPQVRGLIDGGVDLLLIETCQDPLQIKACINACLDVMVPEGPAAWASSPNKLPIQVQVTVETMGTLLVGSDIASALTTISAYPVDIVGMNCATGPAEMREHIQYLAEESPFMISCLPNAGIPENVGGHAHFPLDPEEFSTQLSRFVKDFNVSVVGGCCGTTYEHIRMLAEKLVNLDRQFNEDLSRRSEAKTEVIQSVSSIYNSVPMLMEPRPLIVGERTNANGSKLFRDLLGNEDYDGIVDIAKDQAAEGAHVLDVCTAYVGRDETRDMVEVIKRVNTQVNIPIMVDSTEYPVLEAALKHISAKPIINSVNLEDGEERVAQVAALAKRFGAALVVLTIDEEGMAKTAQKKLEVASRLYEMLVHKYGMDPRNLIYDTLTFTLASGDEEMRNAGVETIEAIRLIKQKYPEVKTVLGLSNISFGIDAKLRPSLNSVFLHECIQAGLDMAIASARKLYPMAKIEPKIKEICLDLIYDRRKEGYDPLHSLVLLAENVKQDTDKNKDPYADLTLEEILAQRIVDGNKTNIDVDLDAARAKGHAPLDIINIFLMNGMKVVGDRFRAGEMQLPFVLQSATCMKTAVAHLEQFMDKEEGAQSKGSFVLATVKGDVHDIGKNLVDIILTNNGYTVHNLGIKQPVDAILQAVEEHKADVVGMSGLLVKSTLIMKQNLELMNERGIDVPVILGGSALTRRYVEEDCANVYGGTVFYGFDAFTDLSLMERICSGPKKEKDRYKIYIENLKEEFYKTRAKSNQEQINPETDAPYDAVEDAKDVQDAFAFTDKLSDTRLITEIPQAPFLGDKLVDSDIELDDVWKYINVDSLIIGQWNMGKGKQTKEAYAKQREEVILPTLERIKAEVKKIGYMKPQYSYGYYECEVDPKNPNRLIVHSAEGEKEFIFPRQVDKDNLCLTDYFSGSSKNLVAFQVVTIGEESANYVRSIYEKGDYEEYLYHYGLATETTEALAEYAHARIRKELGFAAEDHEETAKLVRGAYHGMRFSFGYPACPRIEDQQQLFELLKPERIGLELSEEWQIHPEHSTSAIVVHHPDAKYFNVK, from the coding sequence GTGAATCAGCAGCAGTCTAAATTCCTCCAAATAGCTAAAACACGTGGCATTATTTTTGATGGTGCAATGGGCACTAGCTTATTTACTTATGATTTAACCGCAGAGGATTATGGCGGAGATGAATACGAAGGCTGTCCTGAACAATTAAACTATACCCGTCCAGATATTCTTGAAGAGATTCACAGCAGGTTTTTTGAGGCTGGAGCCGATGTTGTTGAAACTAATACCTTTGGTTCTAGTCAATTAGTGCTTGCTGAATATGGAATTGAAGAGAAGTCTTATGAAGTAAGCAAGCTTGCTGCTAGCATTGCACGCAAGGTTGCTGATAAATATACTGCGCTGACTCCCGAGAAGCCTCGCTTTGTTGCTGGCTCAATTGGACCAGGTACTAAATTAGCCTCACTTGGCAATATTAGTTTTGATGAGTTGTACGAGAGTTATAAACCACAAGTGCGAGGATTGATTGATGGTGGTGTTGATCTATTATTGATCGAGACTTGCCAAGATCCTTTGCAGATCAAAGCCTGTATTAATGCATGTTTGGACGTGATGGTACCAGAAGGTCCTGCGGCTTGGGCAAGCTCACCAAATAAATTACCTATTCAAGTTCAAGTAACCGTAGAAACTATGGGCACACTTTTGGTTGGTTCTGATATTGCTTCGGCACTCACTACTATTAGTGCTTATCCGGTTGATATCGTTGGTATGAACTGCGCCACGGGACCAGCAGAGATGCGTGAGCATATTCAGTACCTCGCTGAAGAAAGTCCGTTTATGATTAGCTGTTTGCCGAATGCAGGAATCCCAGAGAACGTCGGTGGTCACGCTCACTTCCCGCTTGATCCAGAGGAATTCTCAACCCAGCTCAGTCGTTTTGTCAAAGATTTTAATGTAAGTGTGGTTGGCGGTTGTTGCGGTACCACTTATGAGCATATTCGTATGCTGGCAGAGAAGCTGGTCAATTTAGATCGACAGTTTAATGAGGACTTGTCGCGTCGTAGCGAAGCGAAGACGGAAGTAATTCAGTCTGTTTCTTCTATTTATAACTCTGTCCCTATGCTTATGGAGCCGCGTCCATTGATTGTCGGTGAGCGTACTAATGCCAATGGTTCCAAGTTATTTCGTGACCTGCTTGGTAACGAGGACTATGACGGCATTGTAGACATTGCTAAGGATCAAGCTGCAGAAGGTGCTCATGTGCTTGATGTTTGTACTGCCTATGTTGGTCGTGATGAAACGCGAGACATGGTTGAAGTGATCAAGCGAGTTAATACTCAAGTCAATATTCCAATTATGGTTGATAGTACTGAATACCCGGTGCTGGAAGCTGCTTTGAAACATATCTCAGCCAAGCCTATTATTAATTCAGTCAATCTTGAAGATGGCGAAGAAAGGGTTGCACAAGTCGCTGCCCTAGCCAAACGTTTTGGTGCAGCGCTGGTGGTACTTACTATTGACGAAGAGGGTATGGCAAAAACCGCCCAGAAAAAACTTGAAGTTGCTTCACGTCTTTATGAAATGCTAGTTCATAAGTATGGAATGGATCCACGTAATTTAATTTATGATACTTTGACATTTACGCTTGCTTCGGGTGACGAGGAGATGCGTAACGCTGGTGTTGAGACCATTGAAGCGATTCGCCTTATAAAACAAAAATACCCAGAAGTTAAAACAGTACTTGGTTTGAGTAATATTAGTTTTGGTATTGATGCCAAGTTAAGACCTTCTCTCAATTCAGTATTTTTGCATGAATGTATACAAGCAGGTTTGGATATGGCAATTGCTTCAGCTCGTAAGCTTTATCCAATGGCTAAGATAGAACCCAAGATCAAAGAAATTTGTTTGGATTTGATTTATGATCGTAGGAAAGAGGGGTATGACCCACTGCATAGTTTGGTTTTGCTTGCTGAAAATGTCAAGCAAGATACTGACAAGAATAAAGATCCTTATGCAGACTTGACTCTGGAAGAAATTTTGGCACAGCGAATTGTTGATGGAAACAAAACTAATATAGATGTGGATCTTGACGCTGCTAGAGCCAAGGGACATGCACCACTTGATATCATTAATATCTTTTTGATGAACGGCATGAAAGTCGTTGGTGATAGATTTCGTGCTGGTGAAATGCAATTGCCTTTTGTGTTGCAGTCTGCAACCTGCATGAAAACAGCGGTTGCTCATCTTGAGCAGTTTATGGACAAAGAAGAAGGAGCGCAGTCCAAGGGATCTTTTGTACTTGCGACAGTCAAGGGTGACGTGCATGATATTGGCAAGAACTTGGTAGATATCATCCTTACAAATAATGGTTATACGGTTCACAATCTTGGAATTAAGCAACCTGTTGATGCGATTTTACAGGCGGTCGAAGAGCATAAAGCTGATGTTGTTGGAATGTCAGGGCTTTTAGTTAAATCAACTCTAATCATGAAACAGAACTTAGAACTAATGAATGAGCGTGGTATTGATGTACCAGTGATTCTTGGCGGTTCTGCTTTGACACGCCGTTACGTTGAAGAGGATTGTGCCAATGTTTATGGCGGTACGGTGTTCTATGGTTTTGATGCATTTACTGATTTGAGCTTGATGGAGCGAATCTGTTCAGGTCCCAAGAAGGAAAAAGACCGCTACAAGATCTATATAGAAAACCTCAAAGAAGAGTTTTATAAAACCAGAGCGAAATCAAATCAAGAACAAATAAATCCAGAAACAGATGCTCCGTATGATGCAGTTGAAGATGCCAAAGATGTTCAGGATGCTTTTGCCTTTACTGATAAACTCTCTGATACAAGGCTAATTACAGAAATTCCTCAAGCTCCTTTCCTTGGAGACAAGCTTGTCGACAGTGATATAGAGCTTGATGATGTTTGGAAATATATCAATGTTGACTCTTTAATTATTGGTCAATGGAATATGGGCAAGGGCAAACAAACTAAAGAAGCCTATGCCAAGCAAAGAGAAGAAGTGATCTTGCCAACTCTTGAGCGTATCAAGGCTGAAGTCAAAAAGATCGGTTATATGAAGCCGCAATATAGTTATGGTTACTATGAGTGTGAAGTTGATCCAAAGAACCCCAATAGGCTTATCGTACATAGTGCAGAGGGAGAGAAGGAATTCATTTTCCCTCGACAAGTGGATAAGGACAACTTATGCTTAACGGATTACTTTAGCGGGAGCTCCAAGAATCTAGTGGCTTTTCAGGTGGTAACCATCGGCGAGGAGTCTGCGAATTATGTTCGCAGTATTTACGAGAAGGGAGACTACGAAGAATATCTCTATCACTATGGTTTAGCGACAGAAACAACAGAAGCGCTTGCAGAGTATGCTCATGCAAGAATTCGCAAGGAGCTAGGTTTTGCGGCAGAGGATCACGAGGAGACGGCAAAACTAGTGCGCGGCGCTTATCATGGTATGCGTTTTAGTTTTGGTTATCCAGCCTGTCCGCGTATTGAAGATCAACAGCAACTCTTTGAATTATTGAAGCCAGAACGTATTGGTCTTGAGTTATCAGAAGAATGGCAAATACATCCAGAACATTCGACATCAGCGATTGTGGTACATCATCCAGATGCCAAGTATTTTAATGTAAAATAG
- the lepB gene encoding signal peptidase I, which yields MNFILDIIKGIFHGIKEGLLDLVFWSKPPREEPPQQEDTSWKKYFSYPEWRFWTVREVTAQITVVLALLILIRAGVGEFRFIPSESMVPTMKIDDRLFVDKYTRIFKKQYDRGDIVIFYPPPAATGGHDVIKNDPWHLFARLTGLPFLPQPEAYIKRLIGLPGDRLQIKMNEGVFINGHRLEEPYHHSSTEFLPYYDIPEIVIPEGYYYVLGDNRNYSFDSHEWGFLPKSRVIGRAAFLIYRPLRLKPVISPAIIDPELRP from the coding sequence ATGAACTTCATTCTTGACATTATTAAAGGTATTTTTCATGGTATTAAAGAAGGCTTACTTGACCTAGTTTTCTGGTCTAAGCCACCGCGCGAGGAACCTCCGCAGCAAGAAGACACTAGTTGGAAAAAATATTTTAGCTACCCAGAATGGCGTTTTTGGACAGTGAGAGAAGTTACTGCTCAAATTACCGTGGTCTTAGCACTTTTGATTCTCATCCGAGCTGGAGTAGGTGAGTTTAGATTTATTCCATCCGAATCTATGGTGCCAACAATGAAAATTGATGATAGATTATTTGTCGATAAATATACACGTATCTTTAAGAAGCAATATGACCGCGGAGATATTGTTATTTTTTATCCACCGCCTGCTGCTACTGGTGGTCATGATGTAATCAAAAATGATCCTTGGCATCTTTTTGCAAGACTTACTGGCTTACCTTTTTTACCCCAACCAGAAGCATATATCAAGCGATTGATTGGTTTGCCTGGCGATAGATTACAAATCAAGATGAATGAAGGAGTATTTATTAATGGACATAGGCTTGAAGAGCCTTACCATCATTCTAGTACTGAGTTCCTTCCTTATTATGATATTCCCGAGATAGTAATCCCAGAAGGTTATTACTATGTACTTGGTGATAATCGCAATTATAGTTTTGACAGTCATGAATGGGGATTTTTGCCTAAGTCAAGAGTCATTGGTAGAGCGGCTTTCCTGATTTATAGACCATTGAGGCTTAAGCCGGTGATTAGCCCAGCGATAATTGATCCAGAATTGAGACCGTAA